The sequence ATATGTGAGTTTTACCTCGCATAATCGATGACATGTTGCTTTGGATCATATGCATGACGTGGTTTTACTTGTCTCACTATTATTTCTTGCATTTCCTGTCTCACGTATCCTgtcaacatatatttttttttttcctcaaaaaaaaacacggtcaatgagttattaatttatacattttattatttttgtctgacacctttttttttaatttattcattggtTACTATCTCATCGTAAATGATTATAtttgtagtaaaaattaattgacggaaaattttttaatttattgtgaaTTAGATAATAACCTTAGTTTGTCTATTGCAGAAACCCGACAGTTTGGCGAAGCTATATGAAATGGATGATTCGATAGAGCGAAGAAACTGGTTAGATAAACTAGTGGCATTCATGGAAGAGAGAAGAACACCGATAACAAGCTGTCCTACCATCTCCAAGAACCCCCTCGATCTATTTCGTCTTTACCTCTACGTGAAGGAAAGGGGGGGCTTCGTGGAGGTATGCAAGGTGCAGTGTAGTTCCATCTAGCCCTCGGTGTCttaatgtttttgtttttctaatcTGTGTTTTATGTTtgtgtttgttttttataatttttttttttgtaaattgttgtggtttttttatttatttatttatttattatttttttttttttttttttttttttttgattgttttgttttttctattgCTCGATGTACTATCCAAGGTATCTCTGTTGACGCGAGTCACTAGCATAGATGTCTTGGTAACGtgcttgttttttttattttttgtcgcaCGTTTGTTGTGCATGATAATCACTAGTTTTcacattttgttaaatttttattttttgaattgctagaaaaaaaaaaaaaaaaaaaaaaaaaaaaaaaaataatggatcTAACGTTGAtcatattttaaagaaatacaaaagtatcaaagataaaaattaaatttgatatcaagacaagttaagaaaaaacaaattgcttAACATGTTTTTCTTGAAGTAGTCGCTCAAGGTGTTTGGAAACACCGTGACACCTCAAACCCTGGGTGCTAAATGGAATTATTCTATTAATGAAAAGGAgatatagaaaattataatatcaaatacGGTTACGGTAATCTATTAAGATAATATCTagcatttattttcttcagctATGTTGCATGGAGAATATAATGCCGTATTTACTCTATGGAGCAATCATTTGTTGattctttaatataaatttaaaatcaacaatttaaattaatatttttaaacattttacacACTAAATGTATTGgtaaaattaaagtattgaCAATCGTGAATATTCCATAGAATAAAAGTTGGCTCATCGTTTTAATTGGGAAAAggatgtttaaaaaaatatatatatacacacatatatatatgcggaaaaaaaatttgatgaatcgATGAGTCGTAtgtaattttgattataatcCGTATGAATTAGAGAttgcaatttttaattgtcttgaTTGGAGattttgtgtaattaatttaaaaagtatgttttacttatgaaaaaatttaaataaatttttcataggtTACGAAAAACAAAACGTGGAAGGATATAGCAGGTTTACTTGGAATTGGTGCAAGCAGTAGTGCAGCTTACACGTTGCGTAAACACTACACGAAACATCTACTTCATTTTGAATGTCACTTTGATCGTGGTGGAGTAGATCCACAGCCAATTATCAATCAAGTTGAAGCAGGTTCAAAGAAAAAAGGTGCTAAAAGCACGGCATCTGTACCATCACcaggtaaattattaaaatttttaaattcacccgTATCATTAATCATTTACACAATCGTCATTCGCATAATCATCATTACTTTTTCTCGCAGGCTCGTCTAATTCCCAAGACTCTTTCCCTGCAGCTGGATCGAGTAGTGCATCAATGGATGGCTACGGTAATTATCAAGGCAATTATCAGGGTGGCAATCAAGGTGGTCCACCATCTGAGTACACACCTCCGCCACCCAGGCCACCAAGCCAAAGCAGCGCGCCTTCACCTCATCAaggtttatattttttatttatttattaaattaaaaatatttattgacttaaaatatttttaattattatccaaCTTAGGGATGCAACAGGGAAATTATCAGAGTGCGGGATCGTATCAGAATTATCCTCAAGACCAATATATACGACCACAAGCTCCTTCGATGGGTCAACAGGGGGAGTTTAATCAACCATACACACCGCGCTCGCATTATCCTCCGTACGTGCCGGATGCTGACAGGTATAGTATTATCTCATGTCTTAGTGTTTACCAATACTCGTCAAGTTATTGTGAGATGTGTCATACCAACTAATTGGATTCAATTGTAGGGGCTACCCCGGCGGTAACATTCCACCTAATAGTGCTGGGGGTCAAGACATGTATAATAGATATAGTGGAGGACAACAACCAACGGGTTATCCAGCTGGATCAACTCCTGTTGGCAGAAGTAGCAGTTACCCCGCCTCAACACCAAGTCATGGTGTTAATGCCCCACAACCACCATCCACAAGTCAGACCTCTTCACCTTCTCAGTCACCTGTCAATCCAACTTACTCGTGTCCACAGGATTATTATAGACAGGAGcaggtaattataattaccgTTAAATgccaatttaaataaaacatacattgatttaatttaactataaattattattagggTGGATATGGAGCACCTGCTGGAAGCCAAATGTACCCCGCTGGCGGAGCAACGAACAAAAATATGCCACCACCACCTCCGGGTCCAACGCAACCTAGACGTCATCCCGACTTTGCCAAAGATCAGCAGTATCCTCAATATAACCAGCCGCGGCCTCCTTATCcgggtaaatttatttaaaataatctattaattttaacttttttattttgtacaaaaactaattagtaattaaattttatgattattattattattgttttttttcacagGATGGCCAGGCGCAACTAATCAGTATAATCCCGGCAGTACGAACAACAGGGTACCTTATCCAAATCAACAACCTCCCCCGCAATCACCACAACAGCCACAACCACCACCTACGCAACCTCCAACCGTTTCAGCAAATACGGTCAGTCCAGTTGTTGTTGGTAATATAACCAACAATACTCCACAATGGGCTAGTCAACAACCAGCTAGACCATCTTCTCAGCCAAGTATAAATGCTATTCCTCATGCTCCACCACCATGGGACAATCGTTATTCACATCAACCCTCTTCTCTTTACCCATCACCTGGCTCGCATCAGGTGAGGGCTACGTTACTGGTtcgtgttatttttttatttatttttttcctttttatttaaatatatatacttttatttgtttattaataactataatttgaacttaaatataaataaaattgatttatttcaaacttcagAGTCAATTAAGTATGAATCCAATGATTAACCAACAGCCGACACCTAAAAGAGAAATGACATTCCCACCTGACAGCGTGGAAGCTGTTACACCATTATTGTACAAGAGACGTAAACTCACGCGTGCTGATGTCGCACCCGTTGAAGCTTGGCGAATTATGATGGCATTGCGGTCTGGACTGCTTGCCGAGAGCTGTTGGGCTCTCGATGTACTCAATATACTTCTATTTGACGATAGCTCagtaagtcatttttttttatttatttattttattctagttTCTCAATCCATTATTTATCCTCTGGCGTTTTTCTATTACTTAGCTTTGATATTTGTATGGCTATGTTGAAATCAGAGGAAAAGTACAGCAGTGTATTGCTTCGCGTTGCTCTAGTTAATTTTGAGTTTCACGAATCTCAAACCTGcaacaatattatatttataatttatattaataaattaatttttttttattttgttatttactttAGGTGAGTTACTTTGGTTTGACGAATCTTCCTGGATTATTGGATGTATTACTGGAGCATTTTTCACGTTCTCTTTCTGATATGTTTGATTCATCAACAACTGAAGAAGATCGTTGtggttttgataaaaatgctGATAGTCCTGAGGTTGATCTTGGTGCAGTATCACGTCCAATTGATGCTGAAGATCGTACAAAGTTACTTACTACCTCTAATTATACCTTCCTATCTCGACGTGGTCGACCAGTTAAAATGGTGCCTCGTGATGatgatatatttgtattaGATACTCGTCGACCGTGGGATCATACAGACGTTGAACCAGAGGGTGAACCCTGGCAAGTTGATCCAAAtgatacaaaatatattataacgtGTTTTCAATCTGAAATAGGTATGGCACCATTTGCAAGGCATTTAAGAGATGAAAAACCACCACTTTTACAAAAAGAAGTTGAACATACGGAGATTAAAGAGGAAAGTAAATTAGATGCGTTACCGGAAATTTTAGAATGCCACAATAAACCTGTTGAAACTACTGATAAGTTAAGGGAAAATGGTGAACGTAAACACCAAacggaaaaaaagaaaaaaacgaaAACGTTAAGTGATGTTCTTTCGAGGATAAAAAAGGAACCAGTGGAGATGAATGATCTGACAAGagaactttttgaaaaaaagaatgatGGTACCAAAAGAGATTGTGATCCTGAGAGTAAGCCAAACAATAACATGAGTGAACATAttgtattttcaaaatcaGATGAAGACTCGTCTTTTCCTACTCCCAATGGCCTCAGTGATTCTGCGAGTACGTTTGACTCAGAAAAACGTGAAATAAAAGTAGAAGAACCAGAACAAGAAAATGAGGATGATGCAAGTAGGATAACAACAATACAAACAACACCTGCTATtactacaacaacaacaacaactactactactactgcgACAACAACAACTACAACTTCCAGTACTgtaacagcagcaacaacaacaacaactactactactactactactgcaGAAGAAGAGGAAAATAAAGAGGGACCAAGATTAAATGTTCGAGATCCAGCTGGTACTCTCAAACGAAAACGGATAAGTGATTATGAAGATGAAAGTTATTCAAGAGACGAAGCGAGTCTTTATCTTGTTACCGAGAGTCAAGACAGTCTTGCACGACGTTGTGTTTGTCTCTCAACAATACTCCGTAATTTGACTTTTATTCCTGgaaatgaaattgaatttgCTAAAAATGTAACTTTTCTCAGCATACTTGGTAAGCTTCTTTTGCTGCATCATGAACATCCAGTGAGAACGCAAAAAACTAGAAATTATGATCGTGAAGAAGATGCTGATTTTGCAGACTCTTGTAGTAGTCTTCAAGGCGAGAATGAATGGTGGTGGGATTTTCTTTATCACATACGAGAAAATGTTCTTGTGATGGCAGCAAATATTGCTGGTCAAACAGATTTAAGTCAACATCCTGAAGAAATATCTCGACCTGTATTGGATGGACTTCTTCATTGGGCTGTATGTCCTGCAGCACATGGACAAGATCCATTCCCAACGGTAAATTTTACGAGCTCGCTGTCACCACAAAGATTAGCCCTTGAGGCATTATGTAAACTTTGTGTCACCGAGAGTAATGTCGATCTTGTTGTTGCTACACCACCTTACTCCAGACTTCAAAGACTCTGTTCAGTGCTAACGAGGTTGCTTTGTCGAAGTGAAGAACAAGTGTTACGTGAATTTggtgttaatttattacactTTTTATCGGCAGCTGACAGTGGAGTAGCACGAACTATTGCTCTTCAAACACCTTGCGTTGCACTTCTCGTCGCGTTTATTGAACAAGCTGAATCTAGTGCTCTAGGAGTTGCTAATCAACACGGATTAGCTGCTCTAAGAGATAATCCTGAATCAATGGGTACAAGTCTTGATATGCTAAGACGTGCAGCTGGTACATTATTGAACCTCGCGAGGCATCCAGATAATAGAACATTATTACTACAACATGAATCGCGTCTTCTAGCACTTGTTATGAGTCAAATACTTGATCAGCAGGTGGCTGCTATTGTTGCGCGTGTGTTGTTCCAATGCTCCAGGGGTACGTaacttatataattaaaatttaattaaactttaattaaatatttattgattgttTTAAATACACGCGTTTACATTTTAAACGGGTTATTATTATGGACAAAAGACATATAAATGTGTATTCGCGTGTAATGTTATAAGAAAGACAATTAACTgtcaagtaaattaattaagtgagTGAATATCGTGCCCCTATTATCGATGAACCTTCATCATTAAAGAGACattaatctttttattaattattaataatatatatcttgaaggtaaaataattaaagtgaaAACTAATTgtgtaatgaaataataatttttaaataaaattcctaCAATTTATCTGTGTCTGACAGTGCAGTTGTAGTTTTATAtcgagatattaaaaaaaaaataaagtaactaATGTTTAAAgaacatattaaataaataaataaattaattaataatgaatcattaataaaaaaaaagtaaataaaattataattataacaataattataaaaaataaaatgctaATTATTGGTGTTAGCATATTAGGTATAAAAATTGGTGTCATGTTCATCATTTATATACCTTCcaattgtgaaatttaaataatatcgaTAGTGTAAGATATTTCATAGTTGATGAAGAGactttaaaagtataaaacaGCGTatgcataataattataagtataataattataataatatattaatgatgaaaatgattaaaagaaaaaaattataaaaaagtggaaaaaaaaaaaaaaaaaaaagacccTACACAAATAAGTAAGAAATATTACCAACAATAAATCGCCACTGTCAACAAATGGTGCGACATTAAATAATGCTGATTAATAATGACGACTAAGGATTACGAGATACGCGAATgagaaagataaataaaaaaaaagaagatgaTTAAATGACTagaagacgaaaaaaaaaataaataataataataataataataataataataataataacaataataataaatacaatatacGTCAGCTgacgatttattataaatattacaatgatataatgcaaatttttatatttgcatGTTTTTGTGCTGTAATTAGCAAGTAATTAAGATATTTTGTAGATAACGTACACTTCCATTgaatcttattaaatttttttttgttgcatctGCAATATACAGCagctgaagaaataaaaaacgtgGGCACACTCAAAGAATCTACTAAAAGTCTCACCTTTAGcgaaaacaagaaaaaaaaaaaggaaatatcGCAGAAAGAAGTTAGCATTGACATTGTAAACAAGAGCAAGAGTGCGTAATAGTagagatttaataaaaaaatataataataattataaaaaaaaaaatgtaaacgagatattaaaaataatagaaagcGTGTAAGATCGGCGTGTTGTGCTTATATATAActatggacaaaaaaaaagcaaatacGATTCGATAAATGctgatttcataaataaaatattagaaaaataaatccgAATGGGTGATATGTCGTTAACACATAtgggtaataataataataataataataatattcatattgtTACGCGTTTGTGTGTTGAGagtcacaaataattaaatttacgcgTTACGCATATTAATGATGAAGAGAAGGAGGAGGTAAaggtgaagaaaaaaaaataaaaataaagaaaaaatattaaggaaAAGGAATAAAATAGATGGGTTATTTAGAAGGAACTCGCATCTGTGTATGTCTATTCTCGCGTGCTTAATTGATTCGTAGATAAAAGAGCgagagtgaaaaataaaagagagcaagagaaaataaattaacgcgACGAATGGAAATCGGTGTATAACTATTGGGGTATGGGGAATAAAATggtatttgtaaaaaaaataaaaataaaaaaaaaaaaaaaaaaaaaaaaaaaaataaagaaaaaaatgaaaaataaaaaaaaataaataaaaacatgaaaacaagaaaaacaagacataatttttaaaaaatcagctTTGTCaacttatgataaaaattaacagaaaaaaaaactattcaagTAATTCAGGGAAGTTGTAAGCAAAATGTTTAGTCGtgactttttgtttttactttgattatatttcttttaatttttttctgtttctgTTCCTGTCGTTTTCTCTTTCAATActgttgttaattaattaattgtataattCCGTTTGTCTttggtttattattattattattattattattattattattattattattattattattatggtaataattattattattcttcttCTGTAAAATAGGACTCataatgattatatttaagaCACAGATTTAAAGAGGAAACGAGAAAGTGAATGAATGTATTTGTTTATGTATGAAATAGGGAGAATgtaatgatacatttttattattgaatgaatttaaataataataaatataaataaataaaaaatagtagaaattttttttgcgaagATAAATaaaggtaaaataaataaaaaatactaaataatgtATGAATGTGTGAAATATGTATGTAGAAATCTATAATGATAACAAAGAGAAtcatgttatattttttttgtcgtaattgtttaaataattgactaaaactatcatttataaattttcttacattttattttatttttattttttttttttttgtgaattatacgacaaaaaaaagtgaaagacTTTGCGGGCTGTAGAAACTAAATCTTTGAtacacaattaaataattgtgaacatataaatatgatagagagataaaaatattgaaaaatgataaaaacatataaaatgGGCCAAGTGCTAGCTTTTATTTGCATATTTAATTGTCATGattgtatacatatagatgtacatttattacatatatgtatataattacgtaaagtatataaacacatacttaaatatatatacatatatattatatacacaaATACACATCTGACGATCTCTATCTTATTAGAAAGTTTGGCCAGCAATCAAGTACGTAGAttagtgttttatttttatttttttttaaagtcacacaatatattactattattattcatgTTTTGATTcaatgtcattaattttttgcctcatttaataacaattattaattactttttttgtcgttacattcatattttaatttttctaatcattGAATTATTTACCTGACCCCCTCCGcctcttcattattatttaaatgttgagatgaatattaattaatttatcattggGGAcatgtgatttattttttattaaaaaaacaaaaaatactgCGAGTAGttaacaacaaaataatatggCAATATTCGCCCATAAATAACGATCagtgaaaaagtaaataataacacAACACATACTTTCCCTGAACCTTGGCTTACTCCCCAGCCCCCCCAAAGTATCCTACTATATAGACATCTTGATACGTGTAgctcttaaattatttactttagttCGAGTGGAGATGCCTGTAAGTGTAATTTACTAAgactttttgtaaataaattatgaaataaactAGATGTACTTTATCCAGAAGTTAttgttattcaaattattattattaatcactggattttttttatcatttaaatcattaatgtttataaaattttctgtcactttttttttgtgttttatacaACACGATTTacagaattttatattaaatattatagaataaatatttcacatatacacaacatttaaaaatattttttataatgacaacaaattatttaatttatcatgctGATCTGTATCttgaatttatcatatttaatatcatggcagtatttattttttgactgagCCAATTCAGTGTCATGGTATCTTTACTCTCCAAATACCAGTCTGCAGTTGACTGTGatagaattttattctaaaatattattattatctagtatattataaattattattattattattttattttgtcataaaTTACCTGTGATACTTTATTCACATGAAGAACAAGTTTATTACCATCAACGACAGGTGGTTCAATCAATTCTTTTGTTTCAACTGACCATGCAACATGCCAGGATGCCCATATGCTACATCGTTTTTCCACAAGATAAATTttccttaaataaaattaatatttttaattatatacatatatatatatatatattatttgataataatagagg comes from Microplitis demolitor isolate Queensland-Clemson2020A chromosome 8, iyMicDemo2.1a, whole genome shotgun sequence and encodes:
- the LOC103573944 gene encoding trithorax group protein osa isoform X2, with amino-acid sequence MAATQAESQQNDVKLNDTVKCTQKRAQLSGNSSSVSAKQQLDQEPADKVTRGAAQLLKYVNRGDGDSGFEMSQYREDISGHTTGEVKSPREVIQNPQESSGKPEPHEAPGHPGHPGHPYIGPNVPRDYSDEYAVKPTDYPGKPSNEYPGKQLDYHSKPPLNESERSHHSDMEDHYSTSKIEPRLAHIGPGPGGFPGQPRFLSGQSISQATGPTPTLNQLLQATTVHRFHANYPGIGPESYQQPWPMQRPPVVPPVYPQPGQRPSQTGSPRLHPGPGGPSSPTPMPYQPYTARYPSPARSHSPYGHHQINSYAAQAGHPPTLYPEQRGGWNQAGPPNAPPPPPNQANSSSQSPQRTLSQSPAPPPSASPQPQPAGQQQNYHNIQRSTTPNTQGIDSGELSGQNSNDSSNGPAGPGTPNSQGMRPTPSPTGSTGSRSMSPAVGQQNVQMPPRPSSSQSDGSGPARMSHSPMATQGGYQQPLGPSPHMHGYKLNSSGPGVPTGPGPTGLGGMGPMGSGMGYAAGGGGAGQPGGYPSQGPGGYPPPRPHMQFPQNYPPPTNSQPPPNNQYQPARPNNMVQYPSYPHKMGFNSVPPGMPPSPGPPQGYGSASGGGLVPPNAPGMGGSIGNMGPPTSSMGPPPPSPNHIGNQPGPPPPPPPPPGPPSGPMGHPHPPAATPPLNHEGSPMPPPSTTPNSHPAPAPTPTSQSSADLAAETSNDSGITTTASGTTAINVTSTSSGTVTSVITTGPDGTSIDEGSQQSTLSNASAASGEDPAFTPKTRKEIFNAYHSHPTTPQSTVPSPGAASINSVHEEYPDINSPSWPRTPASPVFNSHVPQDPYRSKKPDSLAKLYEMDDSIERRNWLDKLVAFMEERRTPITSCPTISKNPLDLFRLYLYVKERGGFVEVTKNKTWKDIAGLLGIGASSSAAYTLRKHYTKHLLHFECHFDRGGVDPQPIINQVEAGSKKKGAKSTASVPSPGSSNSQDSFPAAGSSSASMDGYGNYQGNYQGGNQGGPPSEYTPPPPRPPSQSSAPSPHQGMQQGNYQSAGSYQNYPQDQYIRPQAPSMGQQGEFNQPYTPRSHYPPYVPDADRGYPGGNIPPNSAGGQDMYNRYSGGQQPTGYPAGSTPVGRSSSYPASTPSHGVNAPQPPSTSQTSSPSQSPVNPTYSCPQDYYRQEQGGYGAPAGSQMYPAGGATNKNMPPPPPGPTQPRRHPDFAKDQQYPQYNQPRPPYPGWPGATNQYNPGSTNNRVPYPNQQPPPQSPQQPQPPPTQPPTVSANTVSPVVVGNITNNTPQWASQQPARPSSQPSINAIPHAPPPWDNRYSHQPSSLYPSPGSHQVRATLLSQLSMNPMINQQPTPKREMTFPPDSVEAVTPLLYKRRKLTRADVAPVEAWRIMMALRSGLLAESCWALDVLNILLFDDSSVSYFGLTNLPGLLDVLLEHFSRSLSDMFDSSTTEEDRCGFDKNADSPEVDLGAVSRPIDAEDRTKLLTTSNYTFLSRRGRPVKMVPRDDDIFVLDTRRPWDHTDVEPEGEPWQVDPNDTKYIITCFQSEIGMAPFARHLRDEKPPLLQKEVEHTEIKEESKLDALPEILECHNKPVETTDKLRENGERKHQTEKKKKTKTLSDVLSRIKKEPVEMNDLTRELFEKKNDGTKRDCDPESKPNNNMSEHIVFSKSDEDSSFPTPNGLSDSASTFDSEKREIKVEEPEQENEDDASRITTIQTTPAITTTTTTTTTTTATTTTTTSSTVTAATTTTTTTTTTTAEEEENKEGPRLNVRDPAGTLKRKRISDYEDESYSRDEASLYLVTESQDSLARRCVCLSTILRNLTFIPGNEIEFAKNVTFLSILGKLLLLHHEHPVRTQKTRNYDREEDADFADSCSSLQGENEWWWDFLYHIRENVLVMAANIAGQTDLSQHPEEISRPVLDGLLHWAVCPAAHGQDPFPTVNFTSSLSPQRLALEALCKLCVTESNVDLVVATPPYSRLQRLCSVLTRLLCRSEEQVLREFGVNLLHFLSAADSGVARTIALQTPCVALLVAFIEQAESSALGVANQHGLAALRDNPESMGTSLDMLRRAAGTLLNLARHPDNRTLLLQHESRLLALVMSQILDQQVAAIVARVLFQCSRAAEEIKNVGTLKESTKSLTFSENKKKKKEISQKEVSIDIVNKSKSA
- the LOC103573944 gene encoding trithorax group protein osa isoform X5 — its product is MRPTPSPTGSTGSRSMSPAVGQQNVQMPPRPSSSQSDGSGPARMSHSPMATQGGYQQPLGPSPHMHGYKLNSSGPGVPTGPGPTGLGGMGPMGSGMGYAAGGGGAGQPGGYPSQGPGGYPPPRPHMQFPQNYPPPTNSQPPPNNQYQPARPNNMVQYPSYPHKMGFNSVPPGMPPSPGPPQGYGSASGGGLVPPNAPGMGGSIGNMGPPTSSMGPPPPSPNHIGNQPGPPPPPPPPPGPPSGPMGHPHPPAATPPLNHEGSPMPPPSTTPNSHPAPAPTPTSQSSADLAAETSNDSGITTTASGTTAINVTSTSSGTVTSVITTGPDGTSIDEGSQQSTLSNASAASGEDPAFTPKTRKEIFNAYHSHPTTPQSTVPSPGAASINSVHEEYPDINSPSWPRTPASPVFNSHVPQDPYRSKKPDSLAKLYEMDDSIERRNWLDKLVAFMEERRTPITSCPTISKNPLDLFRLYLYVKERGGFVEVCKVTKNKTWKDIAGLLGIGASSSAAYTLRKHYTKHLLHFECHFDRGGVDPQPIINQVEAGSKKKGAKSTASVPSPGSSNSQDSFPAAGSSSASMDGYGNYQGNYQGGNQGGPPSEYTPPPPRPPSQSSAPSPHQGMQQGNYQSAGSYQNYPQDQYIRPQAPSMGQQGEFNQPYTPRSHYPPYVPDADRGYPGGNIPPNSAGGQDMYNRYSGGQQPTGYPAGSTPVGRSSSYPASTPSHGVNAPQPPSTSQTSSPSQSPVNPTYSCPQDYYRQEQGGYGAPAGSQMYPAGGATNKNMPPPPPGPTQPRRHPDFAKDQQYPQYNQPRPPYPGWPGATNQYNPGSTNNRVPYPNQQPPPQSPQQPQPPPTQPPTVSANTVSPVVVGNITNNTPQWASQQPARPSSQPSINAIPHAPPPWDNRYSHQPSSLYPSPGSHQVRATLLSQLSMNPMINQQPTPKREMTFPPDSVEAVTPLLYKRRKLTRADVAPVEAWRIMMALRSGLLAESCWALDVLNILLFDDSSVSYFGLTNLPGLLDVLLEHFSRSLSDMFDSSTTEEDRCGFDKNADSPEVDLGAVSRPIDAEDRTKLLTTSNYTFLSRRGRPVKMVPRDDDIFVLDTRRPWDHTDVEPEGEPWQVDPNDTKYIITCFQSEIGMAPFARHLRDEKPPLLQKEVEHTEIKEESKLDALPEILECHNKPVETTDKLRENGERKHQTEKKKKTKTLSDVLSRIKKEPVEMNDLTRELFEKKNDGTKRDCDPESKPNNNMSEHIVFSKSDEDSSFPTPNGLSDSASTFDSEKREIKVEEPEQENEDDASRITTIQTTPAITTTTTTTTTTTATTTTTTSSTVTAATTTTTTTTTTTAEEEENKEGPRLNVRDPAGTLKRKRISDYEDESYSRDEASLYLVTESQDSLARRCVCLSTILRNLTFIPGNEIEFAKNVTFLSILGKLLLLHHEHPVRTQKTRNYDREEDADFADSCSSLQGENEWWWDFLYHIRENVLVMAANIAGQTDLSQHPEEISRPVLDGLLHWAVCPAAHGQDPFPTVNFTSSLSPQRLALEALCKLCVTESNVDLVVATPPYSRLQRLCSVLTRLLCRSEEQVLREFGVNLLHFLSAADSGVARTIALQTPCVALLVAFIEQAESSALGVANQHGLAALRDNPESMGTSLDMLRRAAGTLLNLARHPDNRTLLLQHESRLLALVMSQILDQQVAAIVARVLFQCSRAAEEIKNVGTLKESTKSLTFSENKKKKKEISQKEVSIDIVNKSKSA